The Gordonia iterans DNA window TCATCGGCGGTCTCCTGGATCAGCAGTTCCCCATGGAGCGAGCGTTCGCCGGACCGGTCAAGATCGTCGAGCGCTTCGGGAACCTGGACCCGGCGCAGATCGCCGCGGCCGACCCCGAGGCCTTCGCCGAACTCTGCGCCACCCCGCCCGCAGTCCACCGCTACGGCCGGTCGATGGCCGGGCGGATCCAGCAACTCGCACAGGTGATCGTCGACGAGTACGACGGCGACGCGGCGCAGGTGTGGACCGAGGCCGAGTCCGGCCGCGACCTGGCCCGGCGCCTGGAGGGCCTGCCCGGCTACGGCAAAGCGAAGGTCAAGATGTTCGTCGCCCTGCTGGGCAAACAACTCGGCGTGCAGCCTCCCGGCTGGGAGAAGATCGCCGGCGACTACAGCCAGGACGGCTACCGGTCCATCGCCGACGTCGTCGATCAGGAGTCCCTGCTGAAGGTGCGCGAGTACAAGAAGATGAAGAAGGCGCAGTCCAAGTAGCGTCCGCATCGGCCGACGGGTGACCTTGCCAACGAGTAACGGTAAGATTCTCGCCTATGACTGAGTCAAGCCTCCAGGCGAGCGACGTGGTGAAGCTTCCCGTTCGGCTGGGTTTCGCCGCCGCGGGCATCGCCCTCGGCACCGTCGAATCGGCGATCAACGTCGCACGCGTCGCGGTGACCGGCGTGGAGACCGAGGTGAACGCGGCGCTGGGCATCCGCGGAGGCAGCGAAGTGGCCTCCACCGGCGCTCCCCTGCAGATTCTGGCCCAGGTCGCGACCTTGCTCGCACCGGACCGCCCGGTCGGACGGCTGCTCGCGCCGAATGGCCCGCTCGACCGGCTGAGCCGGCGCGGCGGTGTCATCGACCGCCTCACCGCCTCCGACGGCCTCCTGGAGAAGCTCACCGCCAAGGGCGGTCTGCTCGACATGATGACCGACGAGAACGGCGCACTGATGCGGGTGGCGGCCAAGGACGGCCCCATCGACCGGCTCACCCGCGACGGCGGCGTCATCGACCAGTTCACCGAGAACGACGGCATCCTCGACCGCCTCACCAAGCCCGGCGGCGCCATCGACCTCCTGACCGACGAGAACGGTGCGCTGATGCGCATCGCCGCCAAAGACGGCCCGCTCGATCGACTCACCCGGCCGGGCGGCGTGATCGACCAGATCACCGAGAACGAGGGCATCCTGGAACGCCTCACCAGCCAGGGCGGCGTCGTCGACAAACTGACCGCACCCGACGGGGTACTGGAGAAGCTCGCCCAGCCCGGCGGCGTGCTCGACCGCGCCGCCAGCGACGACGGCCTGCTCGACCAGCTGGTCGGAGAGGGCGGCGCATTGGAGCAGATCATCGCGCCCGGCGGCCCGCTCGACAAGTTCGCCGAGCTGTCCGAGACCCTCGCCGCCCTTCCCCCGAACCTGGCCGAGATGCAGGAGACCGTCGACCACCTCAACGAGGTGGTGGAGCTCCTGAACCGCTCCGTCGCCCCGATCGGCGGCCTCGCCGACCGCCTGCCGAAGCGGCTCACCCGCGGGAATCCGCGCGCCGTGTCGCAGCAGGCGGCGATCGACAACTACGTCGAGTGAGTCGCTACTTGGCGATCCGACGCAGACGCACGTTCGCGAACTCGCCGAGACCCCACGGCCCCAGCTCGCGCCCGTAGCCAGACGCCTTGACGCCGCCGAACGGCAGACCCGGCAGCGTGGTGCCGTGCTCGTTCACCATTGCCATGCCGACGTCGAGGCGGTCGGCCAGCGCGGTAGCCCGCTCCACATCCGTGCTCCACACCGACCCGGACAGCCCGTAGTCGACGTCGTTGGCCAGTTCCACGGCCTGATCGTCGTCGCTCACCGAATAGACGACGGCGACCGGGCCGAAGATCTCCTCGCGATACGCGTCCATCTCCGGCGTGATCCCGGTGAGCACCGCCGGCGCCATGAACGCGCCCGGCCGGTCGAGGGCCTCGCCGCCGGTGTGCAGCGTGGCGCCCTGCGCCACCGCCCGCCTCACCTGCTCCACCACCTGGTCACGAGCGGCCACCGACGAGAGCGGACCGACCTGCGTCTCCGGATCGGCGGGGTCACCGACTGCCGCGCCCTCGAACGCGGCGGTCAGCTGAGCCACGAAGTCGTCGTACAGCTCCTCGTGCACGATGAACCGCTTCGGCGAGTTGCAGGCCTGCCCGCAGTTCATCAGCCGGCCCTTCGCCGCACCGGCCGCCGTGGCTGCGACGTCCGGGGTGTCGAGCAGGATGAACGCATCCGATCCGCCGAGCTCGAGCACCGACTTCTTGAGATGCTTGGCGGCGGTCTGCGCCACCGCGGCGCCGGCCCGGCCGCTGCCGGTCAGCGACACGCCCTGGATCCGCTTGTCGGCGATGATGTCCGCCGCCTGCTCGTTGGTCACGTACACGTTGATGTACGCATCACGCGGTACACCAGCAGCGTGCGCGATCTCTTCCATCACCGCGGACGACGCCGCGCAGATCGGCGCATGCTTGAGCACGATCGTGTTGCCCAGCAACAGATTCGGGGCCGCGAAACGCGCCACCTGATAGTAGGGGAAGTTCCACGGCATGATCCCGAGCAGCGGACCGATCGGCGTCCGGGTGACGATCGACGACGCCGCGCCCTGCGGATCGAGCTCCTCGGACTCCAGCAGCGCCGGACCGTGCTCTGCGTACCAGTCGTAGATCATCGCGGTGAGCATCAGCTCCCCCTGTGCCTGAGCGGGCGGCTTGCCCATCTCGGTGGAGACCAGCTCGGCGAGCTCACCGATCCGGTCCCGGTACGCGGCCGCGGTGGCACGCAGCATCCGGACGCGCTCGTCGATCGACGTCTCGCGCCAATGCTTGTACGCCTCGGCCGACCGAGCGAGAACCTCTTGCACCTCCTCGTCGCTCAGGGTGTCGAAGGTGCGCTCGACGGCGCCGGTCGCGGGATTCTCGGTGACGTAGGTCATGCTTCGCACTCTACGGCGAAATCGCCTTCGTGAGGAGATCGATCACGGAGGCGGCGTCGGGCACCGCGTCCGGGTCCGACGTGACCGAGATCGTCACCGTCGAACCGAGCCCGTGCAGGCCGATCGTCATGGCATGGGCGGCGGACAGCGCCGGGAAACCGGCGGTGAACAGCACCTCTCCCCCGTCGAGCGTCAGATCGGCGGGCCCGCGATTCACCGACGACACCACGGTCGCACCGGCGACGTACGACGGCGCCTCGCCGGTGGCGCTCAGCCGCGCCGCGAGCGCACGCAGCACCGGCGGGGTGATCTCCGCGGCCCGGCGCTGAGCCCACGCGGCCAGTCCGCTCCGCCGGTCACCGGCACGGGCGTCGGCGATCTCCGCGGCGACGGCCGCGACTCGCTCGGGAAACTCCAGATCGGCCCTCAGCCGGATGGTCACGTTGTGAAAGTCGTTGCGGGGTTGGGAGACTGACCGCTTCTTCGTGGGTGGTTTCGACTCGTGGCTCCTGAGCTCCGTGGAAGGGCTGCGCTCGCTCAACCATCGAAGAGAACCCCACCTCCGATCAGGCGGTCCCGGTCCGGCCGCGAGCGAATGCCCCACGGTCAGCTCGACGGCGAGCTCCGGGGCGGCGTCGCCGAGACACTCCGACAGCACGTCCGCGAGAACGGACAAGAAGGCGACGGTGACCGCGGGTCGTCGCGCATCGCCTCCAGCGGCAGCCCGCAGCGTGTCGACATCGGTCACGATGACGTCGATCCGGCGACGCGGTCCGGCCGGGCGGTTGAAGACGCTCGCCGGGAGCGGGTCGGGGCCGGCCGTCCGCGGCCCGTCGCCGGACCAGGACAGGAGTCCAAGACCGAGTCCCGCGGCCACGCGCACCGGCACCTGCAGCGCGCCGCCGACCGCGGCGAGCACACCGGGCGGACGCGCCG harbors:
- a CDS encoding HhH-GPD-type base excision DNA repair protein; amino-acid sequence: MADLHLTMDPVADELISRDPFALLIGGLLDQQFPMERAFAGPVKIVERFGNLDPAQIAAADPEAFAELCATPPAVHRYGRSMAGRIQQLAQVIVDEYDGDAAQVWTEAESGRDLARRLEGLPGYGKAKVKMFVALLGKQLGVQPPGWEKIAGDYSQDGYRSIADVVDQESLLKVREYKKMKKAQSK
- a CDS encoding NAD-dependent succinate-semialdehyde dehydrogenase — protein: MTYVTENPATGAVERTFDTLSDEEVQEVLARSAEAYKHWRETSIDERVRMLRATAAAYRDRIGELAELVSTEMGKPPAQAQGELMLTAMIYDWYAEHGPALLESEELDPQGAASSIVTRTPIGPLLGIMPWNFPYYQVARFAAPNLLLGNTIVLKHAPICAASSAVMEEIAHAAGVPRDAYINVYVTNEQAADIIADKRIQGVSLTGSGRAGAAVAQTAAKHLKKSVLELGGSDAFILLDTPDVAATAAGAAKGRLMNCGQACNSPKRFIVHEELYDDFVAQLTAAFEGAAVGDPADPETQVGPLSSVAARDQVVEQVRRAVAQGATLHTGGEALDRPGAFMAPAVLTGITPEMDAYREEIFGPVAVVYSVSDDDQAVELANDVDYGLSGSVWSTDVERATALADRLDVGMAMVNEHGTTLPGLPFGGVKASGYGRELGPWGLGEFANVRLRRIAK
- a CDS encoding WS/DGAT domain-containing protein; this encodes MGELAPADADMFWRSRHRVNDQFLLYCFSLRPTSLVERSRDQTPGGAGDRRRVLDSLRRRAEAVDELHLRVAPAPADLAFPRWCPAPIDDDAFVVHDGADTWDRCRAQVAGLLTEGLEATVRPWRLHLLGPSTGAPCADGPVWVVVFQVSHALADGRGASALARALFGGSVPPGAVPAARPPGVLAAVGGALQVPVRVAAGLGLGLLSWSGDGPRTAGPDPLPASVFNRPAGPRRRIDVIVTDVDTLRAAAGGDARRPAVTVAFLSVLADVLSECLGDAAPELAVELTVGHSLAAGPGPPDRRWGSLRWLSERSPSTELRSHESKPPTKKRSVSQPRNDFHNVTIRLRADLEFPERVAAVAAEIADARAGDRRSGLAAWAQRRAAEITPPVLRALAARLSATGEAPSYVAGATVVSSVNRGPADLTLDGGEVLFTAGFPALSAAHAMTIGLHGLGSTVTISVTSDPDAVPDAASVIDLLTKAISP